A genomic stretch from Rhodomicrobium vannielii ATCC 17100 includes:
- a CDS encoding YARHG domain-containing protein, which translates to MTVFRILSASIAAAVTATSLLAAPAALAQDYWSQSCGDLWYRRNAIYAANGYCFKTERALRVFGNNGCRFYVEADVPMSRAERAEIDIIRSVEARKGC; encoded by the coding sequence ATGACTGTATTTCGCATCCTGTCCGCATCCATCGCGGCGGCCGTCACAGCAACCTCGCTTCTCGCCGCTCCGGCCGCGTTGGCGCAGGACTATTGGAGCCAATCGTGCGGCGATCTCTGGTACCGCCGCAACGCGATCTATGCCGCCAACGGTTATTGCTTCAAGACGGAGCGCGCGCTCCGCGTCTTCGGCAATAATGGCTGCCGCTTCTATGTCGAAGCCGACGTGCCGATGTCCCGCGCCGAACGCGCTGAGATCGACATCATCCGCAGTGTCGAAGCGCGCAAGGGCTGCTGA